One part of the Coffea eugenioides isolate CCC68of chromosome 10, Ceug_1.0, whole genome shotgun sequence genome encodes these proteins:
- the LOC113749811 gene encoding indole-3-acetic acid-amido synthetase GH3.17-like gives MSLPALDSTDSQALLELLEKMTADASQIQDDLLQQILTTNANTQYLKGFLNGYSDKQLFKKAVPVVEYQDIEPFVDRIANGESSHLISSHPITELLLSSGTSGGKRKAIPTTAEEPRRRAFYASLTATILNKHIEFWNQGKQMNFRFIMPEMTTLGGLVVTNAVSSNFRRSRIQNRSNCWNNDTSPDEVILCEDIKQSMYCQLLCGLVQRDAVVRIGTTYASGFLRVIKFLEEHWQELCSNIKTGNISDWVIDPGCQKAVSLILSQQMPDLADSIEIECRSGSWGGIVKRLWPRTKCIEVVSTGTMTQYIPNLEFYCGGVPLVSMYYAASEGFFGLNLKPLSDPYNVSYTLVPWMAYYEFLRLGHKQDHSQDNDTNCMSTLGELVDLVNVQIGQQYELVVTTFTGLYRYRVGDVLMVTDFRNDTPQFKVVQRRNVVLSIDLDKTTEEGLLKAVSKAMQILEPLGCLLTDYSSYADVSCFPGHYVLFWELQMRENAGTAAVLERVQMEGCCNVVEESLDGMYKTLRRRSNVIDPLEIRVVKRGTFDGLMDLFLSEGASLNQYKTPKRIKSEKAIQFLNSMVVETFFSRVLPAFPPTG, from the exons ATGTCGTTGCCAGCTTTGGATTCAACAGATAGTCAAGCACTTCTGGAGCTTTTGGAGAAGATGACTGCTGATGCTAGTCAAATACAGGATGACTTGCTGCAGCAGATTTTAACAACAAATGCAAACACCCAGTATCTGAAAGGTTTCTTAAATGGCTACTCTGATAAGCAACTTTTCAAGAAGGCGGTGCCGGTTGTAGAATACCAAGATATCGAGCCTTTCGTTGATCGGATAGCCAACGGAGAGTCATCCCACCTAATATCTTCACACCCCATTACTGAGCTACTcttgag CTCAGGAACTTCCGGTGGAAAGCGGAAAGCGATTCCGACAACAGCTGAAGAGCCAAGGCGCAGGGCATTCTATGCCAGTCTCACTGCTACTATACTAAACAA GCACATTGAATTCTGGAATCAAGGTAAACAGATGAACTTTCGATTCATCATGCCAGAAATGACTACCTTGGGTGGATTGGTGGTAACTAATGCTGTATCAAGCAACTTCAGGAGGAGCAGAATTCAAAACCGTTCTAATTGCTGGAATAATGACACTAGCCCAGATGAGGTGATATTATGTGAAGATATCAAACAGAGCATGTACTGCCAATTACTTTGTGGTCTTGTGCAGCGTGATGCCGTAGTGAGAATCGGAACAACTTATGCATCCGGATTTCTTCGCGTCATCAAATTCTTGGAGGAGCATTGGCAAGAACTCTGTTCCAACATAAAAACAGGAAATATCAGTGATTGGGTCATTGATCCTGGATGCCAGAAGGCTGTATCTTTGATTTTGAGCCAACAGATGCCCGACTTAGCTGATTCAATTGAAATTGAATGTAGATCAGGATCATGGGGAGGAATAGTCAAGAGGCTTTGGCCTCGAACCAAGTGCATTGAGGTCGTCAGTACAGGGACTATGACCCAATATATCCCAAACCTTGAGTTCTACTGTGGTGGGGTACCTTTAGTTTCAATGTACTATGCGGCTTCCGAGGGATTTTTTGGTCTCAACTTGAAGCCATTGAGCGACCCTTATAATGTGTCTTACACTCTTGTACCATGGATGGCCTACTACGAGTTTTTGCGACTAGGTCATAAGCAAGATCATAGCCAAGATAATGATACTAATTGCATGAGTACGCTGGGTGAACTCGTCGATCTTGTCAATGTGCAAATTGGTCAGCAGTATGAACTAGTAGTAACTACCTTTACAG GGCTTTACAGATATAGAGTTGGAGATGTTCTCATGGTAACTGATTTCCGTAACGACACCCCTCAATTCAAAGTTGTGCAACGGCGTAATGTGGTTTTGAGCATAGACTTGGATAAAACAACCGAAGAAGGCCTCTTGAAAGCGGTTTCAAAAGCCATGCAAATCCTTGAACCACTTGGCTGCCTTCTCACAGACTACAGCAGCTATGCAGACGTGTCCTGTTTTCCAGGGCACTATGTACTCTTCTGGGAGCTTCAAATGAGAGAAAATGCGGGAACAGCTGCAGTGCTTGAGAGGGTTCAAATGGAAGGATGCTGCAATGTGGTGGAAGAATCATTAGATGGGATGTACAAGACACTGCGGAGGCGAAGCAATGTAATCGATCCGTTGGAAATTAGAGTTGTGAAACGAGGAACGTTTGACGGGCTCATGGACTTGTTTCTTTCTGAGGGTGCATCTTTGAATCAATACAAGACGCCTAAGCGCATTAAATCTGAGAAGGCCATCCAATTCTTGAACTCAATGGTGGTGGAAACATTTTTCAGCCGAGTATTGCCTGCCTTTCCTCCGACGGGATGA
- the LOC113750011 gene encoding mannan endo-1,4-beta-mannosidase 5-like, producing MASCSRRISHLFGLAAALVALLLLVLACEASGSTVARNGAGFVRTQGARFVLNGSPFLFNGFNSYWLMHVAADPSERHKVSEVLRDASAAGLSVCRTWAFGDGGDRALQISPGIYDERVFQALDFAISEAKKHGIRLILSFVNNYNDFGGRRQYAQWARNAGAHVNGDDDFYTNPTIKGYYKDHIRRVVTRFNTITRISYRDDPTIMAWELMNEPRCQADYSGRTVNEWTREMASFVKSLDRKHLLEIGMEGFYGDTKPEKKQFNPGYQVGTDFISSNLLRDVDFATIHAYPDQWLSGKDDKAQLVFMQRWMSSHWEDSRTILKKPLVIAEFGKSSRDPGYSLRARDDYMSNVYRITYGYARSGGTMSGSLIWQLMAQGMDSYDDGYAVVLGRNPSTTAIMSRQAHAMSALSHLVAGADDAHGHGQEAHPRLMNHRHPSRRALLHHAKQHGHHRSSSLL from the exons ATGGCAAGTTGTAGTAGAAGAATAAGCCATCTTTTTGGACTAGCTGCTGCACTAGTAGCACTACTGTTACTAGTTCTTGCTTGTGAAGCTAGCGGTAGTACGGTTGCAAGAAATGGTGCAGGATTTGTTAGGACTCAGGGTGCTCGTTTTGTTCTGAATGGCTCACCATTTCTCTTCAATGGATTCAATTCCTATTGGCTGATGCACGTAGCCGCTGACCCTAGCGAGAGGCATAAAGTGTCTGAAGTGTTGAGAGATGCCTCCGCTGCCGGTCTCTCGGTATGCAGAACCTGGGCTTTCGGCGATGGAGGCGATCGTGCACTTCAAATATCACCTGGAATTTATGATGAACGTGTTTTTCAG GCGCTGGATTTTGCGATTTCTGAGGCAAAGAAGCATGGAATTCGTTTGATATTGAGTTTTGTGAACAATTACAATGACTTTGGGGGTAGAAGGCAGTATGCTCAGTGGGCTCGAAATGCAGGAGCACACGTCAACGGTGACGATGATTTCTACACGAATCCCACCATCAAAGGCTACTACAAAGATCACATCAGG AGAGTGGTGACAAGGTTCAACACCATTACAAGAATTTCGTACAGGGATGATCCCACAATCATGGCATGGGAACTCATGAACGAGCCCCGCTGCCAAGCTGATTACTCCGGAAGGACAGTCAAT GAATGGACTCGAGAGATGGCAAGTTTCGTGAAGTCATTGGACCGGAAGCACTTGCTGGAGATTGGcatggaaggattttatgggGACACAAAGCCCGAAAAGAAACAATTTAATCCTGGTTACCAAGTTGGAACAGATTTCATAAGCAGCAATCTCCTCAGGGACGTTGATTTCGCCACCATCCATGCATATCCAGATCAATG GTTATCTGGAAAAGATGACAAAGCACAGTTGGTATTTATGCAGAGGTGGATGTCAAGCCACTGGGAAGACTCGAGGACCATACTGAAAAAGCCGCTAGTCATCGCGGAATTTGGCAAGTCCAGCAGAGATCCAGGCTACAGCTTGAGAGCGAGAGACGATTACATGAGCAACGTGTACAGAATAACATACGGCTATGCAAGGAGCGGAGGAACCATGAGCGGAAGCTTAATATGGCAGCTCATGGCCCAAGGAATGGATTCGTACGACGACGGATACGCTGTTGTGTTAGGCCGGAATCCTTCAACCACCGCAATCATGTCCAGACAAGCCCATGCCATGAGTGCTCTGTCCCATTTGGTCGCCGGAGCTGATGACGCCCACGGCCACGGCCAGGAGGCTCACCCAAGATTGATGAACCATCGTCATCCTTCCCGCAGAGCACTGCTTCATCATGCAAAGCAGCACGGCCATCATCGTTCGTCATCCCTTCTCTGA